The nucleotide sequence CGAGGCGGTGGACACGCACCTGGCGGTGGCCGGCGAGCTGATCAACCCCAAGGCGAGCGCTGCCGACAAGATGGGCGCCATGGCCAAGGCGGGGGCGTTCTACGCCACCTGGCTCCCCAAGCAGTTCTTCGGCAAGGGGCAGCTCCCCTCGTACGGCGAGTTCGGGCGCAACGCGAAGCACCTGCGCTTCGTGGAGCGGACCTCGCGCAAGCTGGCCCGCAGCATGTTCCGGGCGATGACGCAGTACCAGGCCAAGCTGGAGCGGAAGCAGGCGCTGCTCGGGCGCTTCGTGGACATCGGCGCGGAGCTGTACGCCATGTCCTCCGCCTGCGTCCGCGCCCAGGCGCTGCGGAACGAGCCGCACGGCGCCGAGGCGATGCGCCTGGCCGACCTGTTCTGCCTCCGCTCGCGGCTCCGCATCCGCACGCTCTTCTCGGAGCTGTGGACCAACGCCGACGACCCCACCTACCGTGTGGCCCAGGACGTCCTCAAGGGGAAGTACAGGTGGCTGGAGGAGGGGGCGATCCAGGCGGTGCCGGACGGGAACCTGGCCCCGAAGCCCGGGCCGGGCGAGAAGCACTCGGGCGAGCCGATCTCCGGCACCCGCGTCGCGACGCAGCTGGGAGCGAGCGGCTGAGCCGTTCGGCAGCCGCACCCCTGCACGGAGGGCGCCCCCACCCGGGGCGCCCTCGACGTTTCCGCCTCCGCGACGCCGCCCATACCTCACCCGCACTCCCGTGACCTCCATGCCCGCCCCCGCACACCCCCTGCACGGCCTGACCGTCGTCTCGCTCGCGGCCAACGTCCCCGGACCGGTCGCCGCCGCGCGGCTCCGGGGCCTCGGTGCGCGGGTGGTGAAGGTGGAGCCCCCCGCGGGGGACCCGCTGGAGAGGTACGCGCCGGACTGGTACCGGGAGCTGGCGGACGGTCAGGAGGTCGTCCGGCTGGACCTGAAGGAGCCGGCCGGACGGGGGCGGCTGGAGGAGATGCTCGCGGACGCGGACCTGCTCCTGACCTCGTTCCGCCTTTCCGCGCTCGGGCGGCTGGGGCTCGCCTGGGAGGCGCTGCACGCGCGGCACCCCCGGCTCAGCCAGGTGGCGATCTTCGGCTATCCGGGCGCGGAGCGGGACCGGGCCGGGCACGACCTCACTTACCAGGCCACGGAGGGGCTGCTGGATCCCGGCTGCTTCCCGCGCACGCTGCTGGCGGACCTGGCGAGCGCGGAACGGGCGGCGAGCGCCGCGCTGGCGCTACTCCTGGCCCGGGAGCGCGGCGGCGCCGCCGGTTACGCGGAGGTCGCCCTCTCCGATGCGGCCGCCGAGCTGGCGGCACCGCTGCGGCACGGCCTCACCGCGCCCGGCGGGCTGCTCGCCGGGGGATTCCCCGCTTACGGCGTCTACCCGTCGCGCGAAGGGGTCGTCGCGGTGGCCGCTCTGGAGCCGCACTTCGCGTCGCGGCTTCGGGAGGAGCTGGGACTGGAGGAGCTGACACGCCCCGCGCTTGCGGCGGCGTTCGGTGCCAGGACGGCCGAGGAGTGGGAGGCGTGGGCGGACGCGCGGGGTCTCCCGGTCGCTGCCGTGCGGCCCCCCGGGAGCTGAGCCTGGCTCAGCGACTTGCCCGAACACCCCGCCGGGGGCGATATTTCGAATCGAGGGGCGGCCCGCCCCGCGCCGGAACGATCTCGCCAACTCGTTGTATGGCTTGATGATCCGTCGCCATGTCCAGTTCGCCTGCGCAAGGTCTCCGTCCCGATATGTGCGGCTTCTGCCACCTGCACTGCCACTCCGAGTACTCCCTCCTCGACGGTGCCAACCGTATCGGGGACCTGATCAAGCGCGCCAAGGAGTTCGAGCAGCCGGCGCTCGCGCTCACCGACCACGGCTGCATGTTCGGCGCGTGGGTGTTCCAGGAGCAGGCGAAGAAGGCGGGGATCAAGCCCATCGTGGGGATGGAGGCCTACGTCGCCCCCAACAGCCGACACGACCGCGCCAAGGCCAAGGGGGAGAAAGGCTACTACCACCTGGTGCTCCTCGCCCGCGACTTCCAGGGCTACAAGAACCTCACCAAGCTGACCTCCATCGGCTACACGGAGGGCTTCTACTCCAAGCCCCGCATCGACCGCGAGGTGCTCCGGCAGTACGGCGAAGGGCTGATCGTCACCTCCGCCTGCCTGGCCGGCGAGGTCGCCCAGCACCTGATGGAGGACCGCTGGGACGAGGCGCGCGAGGCCGTGGCGTGGCACCAGGAGGTGTTCCGCGACCGCTACTACCTGGAGGTGCAGGGCCACGACTCCCAGGGCCAGGACGAGCTGAACCGCCGCATCTTCAAGCTGGCGGAGGAGATGGGTGCGCCGGTCGTCGCCACCAACGACACCCACTTCCTCCGGGCGGAAGACCACCAGGCGCACGACGTCCTGCTCTGCATCGGGCTGGGGAAGGACTTCTCCGACCCCAACCGGATGAAGTACGACGACCAGCTCTACTTCAAGAGCGGACCGGAGATGGCGGAGCGCTTCCCCGGGCGCCCGGATGTGCTGGAGAACACGCTCCGCATCGCGGACGAGATCAACTGGTCATACCCCAAGGGATACCACGTCCCCGCCTTCCCGGTGCAGGAGGAGGGCTTCGCGACCGAGGACGAGATGCTCCGCGCCTGGGTGTGGAGCGGGGCGCTGAAGCACTACGGACAGGGGGCAGGGGGAGCGCAGGGACCAGCCGGCGAGATCGCGCCGCATTCGGAGGAGGAGGTCCGGGCGGCGCTCCCGGCGGAGATCGTGGAGCGCGTGGAGTACGAGCTGGACGTCATCACCAAGCTGGGCTACTCCGGCTACTTCCTGATCACGGCGGACTTCATCCGCGAGGCCCGCAGGCGCGACATCCCGGTGGGGCCGGGGCGCGGCTCGGCGGCGGGATCCATCGTGGCGTACTGCATGGGGATCACCGACTGCTGCCCCATCAAGTTCGACCTCCTCTTCGAGCGCTTCCTGAACCCGGAGCGCGTGTCGATGCCCGACATCGACGTGGACTTCTGCTTCGAACGGCGCGGCGAGGTCATCGAGTACGTGCGCGAGAAGTACGGCCGAGACGCCGTGGGGCAGATCATCACCTTCGGGACGATGAAGTCGCGCGCGGTGGTCAAGGACGTGGGGCGCACCCTGGGCTTCCTCCCCGCGGAGACGGACCGGCTGGCGAAGCTGATCCCCAACGGCCCGGCGTACTCGCTCACCGTGCAGGAGGCCGTCGAGAAGATCCCGGAGATCAAGGAGCTGTACGACAAGGAGGACCGCTACCGGCAGCTCCTGGACTACTCCACCACGCTGGAAGGGCTCTCGCGGCACTCCAGCGTGCACGCGGCCGGCGTGGTGATCGCGCCGGGGCCGCTGGACGAGTACGTCCCCATCTGCACGCAGAGCACCAAGGGGTCGGGCGGCAGCGGCGAGAGCATCATCGTCACGCAGTACGACATGACCTGCCTGGAGAAGGCGGGGATGCTCAAGATGGACTTCCTGGGGCTGAAGACGCTCACGGTGATCTACGACGCCGTGACCGCCATCCGCGAGCGCCACGGCGCGCTCCGGCACCCCGACACCGGGAAGGAGTACGCCCGGGCCGAGGACATCGAGCTGGACGACCCCGAGGTGTACCGGATGCTGGCGCGCGGCGGCACCGCCGGCGTGTTCCAGTTCGAATCCGCGCTGGCGACGGAGAAGATCCGCGCCATGAAGGCGGACCGCTTCGACGACCTGGTGGCCGCCAACGCGCTGGTGCGCCCCGGCCCGCTCGACATGGGGATGGACCTCGTCTACATCCGGCGCAAGCTGGGGCAGGAGAAGGTGGTCTACCCGCACGAGAGCCTGGTCGACGTGCTGGAGCCCACCTACGGGGTCATCGTCTACCAGGAGCAGGTGATGCGCATCGCGCAGATCCTGGGCGGGCTGTCGCTGGCCGAAGCCGACGTGCTCCGGAAGGCGGTGGGCAAGAAGGACGCAGAGCTGATCGCCAAGGAGCTGGGGAAGTTCGTGGAGAAGGCGGTGGAGAAGGGACACGACCGCAGGATGGTCCAGGACCTCGCCGAACAGATCGAGGCGTTCGGCCGCTACGGCTTCAACAAGTCGCACTCCGCCGCGTACGGGCTGCTGGCCTTCCAGACGGCGTGGCTGAAGTGCCACTACCCGGCCGAGTTCATGGCCGCGCTGATGTCGTCGGTGGTGGACAAGATCGACGACGTGGTGTCGTACATCGCCCAGTGCCGGGAGATGGGGAAGTACCTCCCCCGCGTGGGCCGCGAGGGGATCGAGGTGCTCCCCCCGCACGTCAACGAGTCGAACTGGAAGTTCAACGTCGTCGGCGAGGGCGTGGGGAAGATCCGCTTCGGGCTGGGCGCCATCCGCGGCGTCGGCGAGGGCGCGGTGCGCTCCATCCTGGCCGCGCGGATCACGGAGGGGCCGTTCACCTCCATGTTCGACCTGCTCTGCCGGATCGACCTGCGGCTCTGCAACAAGCGGGTGATCGAGGCGCTGATCTGCGCCGGGGCGCTGGACGGCTTCGACCAGGGCGGCGGGCGTGCCCAGCTCCTGGCCGGTCTGGACGCCGCCTTCGCGGCGGCGCAGCAGGCGCAGCGCGACCGCGAGAGCGCGCAGGAGAGCATGTTCGGCGACCTGATGGGCGGGGACGTGGGGAACACCGCGGGGATCGCGGAGCCGGCGCTCCCCCCCGTGGAGAAGTGGCAGGAGGGCGAGCGGCTGGCGCGGGAGAAGGAGATCCTGGGCTTCTTCATTTCCGGGCACCCCCTGGACAAGTTCCGCGAGGACGTGGCATTGTTCGAGCGGGTCAACACCGCGAACCTCAGGGAGCACCGCGACCAGAAGGTGGAGCTGGCGTGCGTGGTGACCGAGGCCGCGCGCCAGATCTCCAAGAAGGACGGCTCCGAGTGGGGCCGGATCACGGTGGAGGACTTCTACGGCACGGCCACGGTCCTGGCCTTCGGCGAGTCGTGGGCGCGGTGGAAGGACGTGCTGCAGCAGGACACGCCGGTGCTGATCCGGGGCGCCGTCTCCGGCCGCGAGCGCGACGAGGAGGACCCGCCCATGTTCCTGGACGGCGCCGTGCGCCTGGCGGACCTTCGCGAGAGCGGCGAGGTGGGCGTCTGTGTCGAGCTGGGCGCCGACGGCACCGACGCGCTCCGGATCCAGCAGGCGAAGGAGTGCTTCGCCCGGAACCCCGGGCCGGGCCCGCTGGTGGTGGTGTGGCGCAACGGCGGCACGCTCCCCCCGGGCGACGAGCCCCGGCTCCGCTCGCGAACGGTGCGGGTGGCGCCGACGGAGGTGCTGCTGACGGAGCTGCGGGGGGTGCTGGGGGAGGAGCGGGTGAAGCTGGTCAGAGGATAACCGAGCGACAGCGAGGATACTTGGCTACCGTAGCCCATCTGGATTTCGAGCGGGCCATCGCCGACGTGGAGGAGCAGATCGCCCGGCTCCGCACGCTGGCGCGTGAGCGCGGGCTGGACGTCTCCGCCGAGCTCCGCTCCCTGGAGCGCAAGCTGGTGGAGCTCAAGCAGGACACCTTCCGCAACCTGAGCCCCATCGAGCGGGTGCAGGTGGCGCGGCACCCCCGGCGGCCGTACACGCTCGACTACGCGGAGCTGATCTTCGCGGACTACGTGGAGCTGCACGGCGACCGCATGTACCGGGACGACGACTCCATCGTCGGCGGGTGGGCGCGGCTGGACGGCGAGACCGTCATGCTGATCGGCCAGCAGAAGGGCCGCGACATGAAGGAGAACCTGAAGCGGAACTTCGGGATGCCGCACCCCGAGGGATACCGCAAGGCGCTCCGGCTCATGAAGCTGGCCGAGAAGTTCGGCCGTCCGGTCGTGACGCTGATCGACACCCCGGGCGCATACCCGGGGCTGGGGGCGGAGGAGCGCGGTCAGGCCGAGGCCATCGCCCGCAACCTCCGGGAGATGGCGGGGCTCCGCGTCCCCACCGTGGCCGTGGTCATCGGGGAGGGCGGCTCCGGCGGCGCGCTCGCCATCGGCGTGGCCGACCGCGTGCTGATGCTCGAGAACGCCGTCTACTCGGTGATCTCGCCGGAGGGGTGCGCGGCGATCCTCTGGAAGTCCGGCACGGAGCGCGACAAGGCCGCCGCCGCGCTGCGCATCACCGCGCCCGACCTGAAGCGGCTGGGCGTGATCGACGACATCGTCCGGGAGCCCGCCGGCGGCGCCCACTCGGACTGGGAGACCACCGCGGACGCGCTCCGCGACGCGCTGGTCCGGCACCTGGCGGAGCTGCGCGCCGTCCCCGTGGACGAGCTGCGCCCCGCCCGCTGGGAGAAGTACATGTCCATGGGGGAGTGGCGCACCGTCCGCTGACCCCGCGAGCTACCCGAGGCGCCGCTGCCCCCGCGGGCGCGGCGCTCCGCAATAGATGAGGTGGTACCGTGAGCCTTCCGTTGCCCGTATTCCAGCCACGCCCCGACCTGCGCGAGCTTCCGCGCGTCGTCGAGGTGGCGTTCAAGGGGACCCACCGCGCCTACTTCCGCACCACGGACGCCGAGCTCCGGGTGGGGGAGTACGTGCTGGTGGAGGTGGAGCGGGGGCGCGACCTGGGCCGGGTGCGCTCGGTGGGGGGCGTCGCCGCGAAGAAGTGCTCCAGCTGCAAGGGCGAGGGCGCAAGTGAGGACGAGGCTCCCGCCGCGCGCGTCCTGCGCCGCGCCGAGCCGGGCGAGGTGCAGGCGCTGCACGTGCTCCGGGCGGACGAGGAGCGGGTCCGCCGCACCACCCGCGAGATGGTGGAGCAGCACGGCCTGAAGATGAAGGTGAGCGAGGTGGAGTGGCAGTGGGACCGGAACAAGCTGACCATCTACTTCACGGCCGAGCGGCGGGTGGACTTCCGGCAGCTGGTCCGCGACCTGGCCCGCACCTTCCGCACCCGGATCGAGCTGAAGCAGATCGGCGTGCGCGACGAGGCGGCGCTCCTGGGAGGCGTGGGGCGGTGCGGGCGCGAGCTGTGCTGCTCCACCTGGCTCCGCGAGATCAAGCCCATCTCCCTGCAGCTCGCCAAGGACCAGAACCTGTCGCTGAACCCCACGCAGATCTCCGGCACCTGCGGCCGGCTGATGTGTTGCCTCACCTACGAGCACGACGCCTACCTGGCCGCCCGCAAGCGCTTCCCGCGGGAGGGGAAGATGGTCCGCACGTCGAAGGGCACCGAGAAGGTGATCGGGATCGACATCTGGAAGAACCAGGTCACGCTGCTGGACGAGTCCCGCCAGCGCCGCGTGGTGGAGCTGGAGGAGCTGCGCGCCGAGATGGCCGGCGCGGGCCCCGCCGCTCCGCGCGAGAGGGAGGTCGCCCCCGCCGCTCCCTCGCAGCCCCTCCCCTCCCCCGCCGAGAAGCAGCGCCCCCCGCGCCGCCCGCGCGTGCACAACGACCGGCGCGGCGGCGGTCACGGCCAGGACTCAAGAGGCGGCCCGCAGGCGTAGACGGCAAGAGAACAGCGAAGGAGCCGTCCCGGACCACCGGGGCGGCTCCTTCGCTTTTCGGCCCCCTCCCCTGGAAGCGCGGCAGACGCGGCAACGGAGCCGCTCAAGTCGAGCCATCCACGAGCCGACCCTCTTAGACGAACATCCTCCCGACCGGCCGAAGACGCCACACGACCCCGCCACGCGCGATGCGGCGAGGTCGGCCGGGAGCACCACGCAGGCCTTCCATCCACACGGCAGAAGAGGGGAGCAACACCATGGCGACTCACGTCTACATCGCGAACTCGCTCGACCAGGACGTCTACGTCCTTCCCGCGGAGAAGACGGGCTGGATGCTAGCGGACATCGGCTTCAACGTGGCCGCGCTGGCCGTGGGGATCGGTGAGATCCGCGCCGTCGCGATGGCCGGGGAACTGCCGGCCACGCTGAACACCGTGAAGAGCCTGTATTACTTCCTCAAGATCGTGGCCTCGCTGGGCGGCAGCATGTTCGGCGCCGCGAGCGCCGTCACCAAGGCCACGGAGGCGGTGCTCGCGCAGGTCAAGGCCCACTCGATCAAGGTTCCTGCGGGCCAGGTCGTCGACGTCCTCAGCCTGAGCTCGTTCTCCAACTACACGTCGCTGAGCGGCGTCTTTGCCTGGCTCGGCGACGCGGAGACCTTCGACCTGCTGGTGGTGACCGCCGACGGGAAGCAGGTCACGATGGTTTCCACGAACACGGACTACTCCTGGGTCGTCCAGAGCGACCGCCTGGTTCGCACCGTCTACGGCACCACCTGGCAGCCGGATCCCGCCGCGGGCCTGTCCCTGTTCAACACGGGAGCCTTCGTTCCGGCCGGCAGCTACCGGCAGACGTGCAAGGACTTCAAGGTGATGCTGGCCTGCAACGCCAGGACGCAGGACGGAACGCTCAGCCCCGCGAGCATCGACATTACCGCTCTCACCGACGTCTCGTTCAGCAACGTCGACGGCAGCCTGGTCGCGGACGGCGACACGACGCGCCCGAACGGCTTCGTGCCGGGCGGCAGCTACTCCCGGTCGTGCAGCGACGTCAGCGTGGTGTTGAGCTGCCAGGCCCAGAAGGCGGACGGAAGCTACCAGGCGGCCACGCTCGACCTGACCAGCCTCCGCTCGGTGAGCGTGAGCAACCAGAACGGCGTGCTGGTGAGCCAGGCCGCGTAGCCGGACCCGCTCACGAAGGGGAACGGCGCGCCGGGCCTGAGCCCGGCGCGCCGTTCCTGCGGGACTGCGGGGCGACGCTACGGCTGGTGGCGCGGGAACAGCGCCTCCCCCTTGGCGATGGCCGTCCCTGGCCGCAGTTGCCCCCACGCGGTCCACTCCTCCAGCCGCCCCCGTCCGCGGTCGGCCATGGCGGAGGCGTACTCGTCGCCCCCGGTTCGCCGCCACACCTCCTCCATCTTCGCCGGGAGCACCGGCCAGAGCAGGAGCGACGCGATCCGCATGGCCTCCGCGCAGTCGTACAGGATCGCCCCGACCTCGGGCATCCGCTCCGGGTCCTTGGCGAGCTTGAACGGAGCCGTCCGCTCGATGTAGCCGTCGATCTCGCGGACCAGGTCGAGCGCCGCCCCCGCCGCGTCGTCCAGCCGCAGCCCGCCCATCGCCTCCCGGTACGCCGCGACGCACCGCTCCGCGGCAGCCCGCAGCTCCCCGGCGTCCCCGGGCGCGGGCGCCTCCCCGCCGAAGTAGCGCCCGATCATGTTGGCGACGCGGCTGAACGAGTTGCCGAGGGTGTTCGCCAGGTCGGAGTTGTACACCTCCACGAACTTGGCCTCGGCGAAGTCGGCGTCGGTCGTCCCCAGCGGCCCCTGCGTCGCCAGGAACCAGCGGAGCGCGTCCAGGGAGAAGCGCGACACGTAGTCGTCGATCCGCTCCAGGTCGACGAAGTTGCCGAGCGACTTGCTCATCTTCCGCCCGTCCGCGATCCAGAAGGAGTGGGCGTACACCCGCCGCGGGACCGGCCGGCCCAGCGCCAGTAGGAGCGCCGGCCAGATCACCCCGTGGAACCAGAGGATGTCCTTGGCGATCAGGTGCACGTCCGCGGGCCAGTACCTGCGCCGCTCCTCCGTGTCCACCGTGGTCAGGTAGTTCATCAGCGCGTCGATCCAGACGTAGATCGACTGCTCCGGGTGACCGGGGACGGGGATCCCCCACCCCTGCGTCCCCGTGCGGGAGACCGGCACGTCGTTCAGCCCCTCCCGCACGCGGGCGAGGAGCTCGTTGCGGCGCGCCTCGGGCTGCACCAGCCCGTCCTCCAGCAGCTCCAGGAGGCGGTCCTGGTAGGCGCTCAGGCGGAAGAAGGCGTTCTGCTCCGACTTGCGGACCAGCGGCTGCCCGTTGATGGGGGAGCGGAAGTCGTACTCCTTGGCCTTGTTCTCCGGGACGTACTCCTCCTGCCCCGCATCGTACCACCCCTCGTACTCGCCGAAGTACACGTCGCCGGAGTCCAGGAGCCGGCGCACGTAGTCGGTGACGCGCTCACGGTGGCGCGCCTCGCTGGTGCGGATGAAGTCGTCGTTGGAGACTCCCAGGCGCGCGAACGCCTCCTGGAACGCGGCGGCGTTCCGGTCCGCCCACTCCTGCGGCCCCAGCCCCCGCTCCGCCGCCGCCGTCACCACCTTGGCCGCGTGCTCGTCCGTCCCCGTGAGGAAGAAGGTGTCGTCCCCGCGCAGGCGGTGGTACCGCGCGAGCATGTCGGCCACCGTGGTGGAGTACACGTGGCCCACGTGCGGCCGATCGTTCACGTAGTAGATCGGCGTGGTGACGTAGAAGGTGTCGGGCTCGCTGGGCATGCGCTCTGTCGGTCTCGTCGGGGAGCCGCGCCTGGACTGCGGTCGCGGCGCTGGAAGCGTGCAAGGATGGCTCCGGCCCGCCACCTTGGCAAGTGGCGCCGACGGGGGCCGCCGCGCCCCGCCCCTTTCGGGAGGGTTCACGCAAAACGTGAAGCTGCTTGACACTCCCCGCGCGCGGCTGTATCGTACGTTCCTCCGCTACAACCAGGACTCTTCCCGGGAGCATCGACTCCCGCAGCTTTCTTCCGGACCAAAACCGAATCCATGGCCCGATCCAAGTGGACGCTGATGCTCGTCCCGCACGACAACGAGCGCGTCAGATCCATCCAGATCTCCAGCCGGAGCGTCCGCGTCGCAGTCTCCACCGCCCTGGTCTGCACCTTCACCCTCGCTGTCTTCAGCATCGGCTTCTTCGTCAAGCAGGCGCACCACGTCCGCGCCGCCACGCTGGAGCGCGAGAACCGGCTCCTGGCCGCCGAGGTGGACCAGATGCGCTCCCAGATGGAGACGCTCTCCGAGTCCATCGAGGACCTTTCGCAGAAGGGGGAGAAGTACCGGGTGGTCGCGGGGCTCCCCAAGATCGACCCGGCGGTGGAGCGGGTGGGGATCGGCGGGCCGGGGACGGCCACGCTCCAGTCCGCGGCGCTCTTCCGGATGAGCCCCGAGCGGGGGAAGAAGGTCTTCGAGACCTCCACCGACCTCGCTACCCTGATGCGCCGCGCCGCACTGCTGCGCAACAGCATGGACGAGGCGCTCGACGCCATGGAGAGCAACCGGGAGCGGCTCGCAGCCACCCCGTCGATCGCACCCTCCGCCGGACACCTCTCCAGCCTGTTCAGCCGCAACCGGCAGCACCCCGTCCTCCGCATCACCCGCCCGCACAAGGGGATCGACATCGCCGCGCCGGTCGGGGAGCCGATCCTGGCCCCGGCGAAGGGACGGGTCAGCTATTCCGGCTTCAAGTCCGGCGGGTACGGCAACGTGGTGGAGATCGACCACGGCTACGGCTACGTGACGCGCTTCGCGCACGCCTCCCGGCTCCTGGTGAAGATCGGCCAGGCGGTGCAGCGCGGCCAGCCGATCGCCGAGGTGGGCGCCACCGGGCTGGTGAGCGGCCCGCACCTGCACTACGAGGTGGAGGTGAACGGGCGCCCGGTGGACCCGCTGAACTTCATCATCGACGACGCGATCCCCGACTAGGCCCGGGACGGCCGCCCGCCCCGGTGGATCCGCAAGGAGCGCCCGACGGCGCTCCTTTGCGCATCCTGCGGGCGGGAACTTCCGGGGGCGGCCCGGCCTATACGCACCGTGAAAACGCCCGACCCACGCCGGCTCCTGTAGAAATGCTCCTGCTCGCCCTCGCCCTCGGGGCCGCGACCGCCGCGGCGGACACCGCGGCGTCCGCCCCCTCCCCCCCCCCTGACCAGGCGCGGGCGGGGCTGGTGGCCGTGCACCGCCAGCCCGCGATCCCGTTCGCCGCGCTCCGGCTCTCCGTGCTGGCGGACGACCCGCCGGGGTACGCCGGGGCCGGGCACCTCCTGCAGCACCTCCTCCTCCCGTCGCTGCGGGAGCAGGTGCGGCGCGTGGGCGGGGAGATCCAGGCCACCCGCAGCGGCGACGCCGTCGTGTACACCGCCACCGGACCGGCCTCGGAGCTGG is from Longimicrobiaceae bacterium and encodes:
- a CDS encoding CoA transferase — its product is MPAPAHPLHGLTVVSLAANVPGPVAAARLRGLGARVVKVEPPAGDPLERYAPDWYRELADGQEVVRLDLKEPAGRGRLEEMLADADLLLTSFRLSALGRLGLAWEALHARHPRLSQVAIFGYPGAERDRAGHDLTYQATEGLLDPGCFPRTLLADLASAERAASAALALLLARERGGAAGYAEVALSDAAAELAAPLRHGLTAPGGLLAGGFPAYGVYPSREGVVAVAALEPHFASRLREELGLEELTRPALAAAFGARTAEEWEAWADARGLPVAAVRPPGS
- the dnaE gene encoding DNA polymerase III subunit alpha, which gives rise to MCGFCHLHCHSEYSLLDGANRIGDLIKRAKEFEQPALALTDHGCMFGAWVFQEQAKKAGIKPIVGMEAYVAPNSRHDRAKAKGEKGYYHLVLLARDFQGYKNLTKLTSIGYTEGFYSKPRIDREVLRQYGEGLIVTSACLAGEVAQHLMEDRWDEAREAVAWHQEVFRDRYYLEVQGHDSQGQDELNRRIFKLAEEMGAPVVATNDTHFLRAEDHQAHDVLLCIGLGKDFSDPNRMKYDDQLYFKSGPEMAERFPGRPDVLENTLRIADEINWSYPKGYHVPAFPVQEEGFATEDEMLRAWVWSGALKHYGQGAGGAQGPAGEIAPHSEEEVRAALPAEIVERVEYELDVITKLGYSGYFLITADFIREARRRDIPVGPGRGSAAGSIVAYCMGITDCCPIKFDLLFERFLNPERVSMPDIDVDFCFERRGEVIEYVREKYGRDAVGQIITFGTMKSRAVVKDVGRTLGFLPAETDRLAKLIPNGPAYSLTVQEAVEKIPEIKELYDKEDRYRQLLDYSTTLEGLSRHSSVHAAGVVIAPGPLDEYVPICTQSTKGSGGSGESIIVTQYDMTCLEKAGMLKMDFLGLKTLTVIYDAVTAIRERHGALRHPDTGKEYARAEDIELDDPEVYRMLARGGTAGVFQFESALATEKIRAMKADRFDDLVAANALVRPGPLDMGMDLVYIRRKLGQEKVVYPHESLVDVLEPTYGVIVYQEQVMRIAQILGGLSLAEADVLRKAVGKKDAELIAKELGKFVEKAVEKGHDRRMVQDLAEQIEAFGRYGFNKSHSAAYGLLAFQTAWLKCHYPAEFMAALMSSVVDKIDDVVSYIAQCREMGKYLPRVGREGIEVLPPHVNESNWKFNVVGEGVGKIRFGLGAIRGVGEGAVRSILAARITEGPFTSMFDLLCRIDLRLCNKRVIEALICAGALDGFDQGGGRAQLLAGLDAAFAAAQQAQRDRESAQESMFGDLMGGDVGNTAGIAEPALPPVEKWQEGERLAREKEILGFFISGHPLDKFREDVALFERVNTANLREHRDQKVELACVVTEAARQISKKDGSEWGRITVEDFYGTATVLAFGESWARWKDVLQQDTPVLIRGAVSGRERDEEDPPMFLDGAVRLADLRESGEVGVCVELGADGTDALRIQQAKECFARNPGPGPLVVVWRNGGTLPPGDEPRLRSRTVRVAPTEVLLTELRGVLGEERVKLVRG
- a CDS encoding acetyl-CoA carboxylase carboxyltransferase subunit alpha, producing the protein MATVAHLDFERAIADVEEQIARLRTLARERGLDVSAELRSLERKLVELKQDTFRNLSPIERVQVARHPRRPYTLDYAELIFADYVELHGDRMYRDDDSIVGGWARLDGETVMLIGQQKGRDMKENLKRNFGMPHPEGYRKALRLMKLAEKFGRPVVTLIDTPGAYPGLGAEERGQAEAIARNLREMAGLRVPTVAVVIGEGGSGGALAIGVADRVLMLENAVYSVISPEGCAAILWKSGTERDKAAAALRITAPDLKRLGVIDDIVREPAGGAHSDWETTADALRDALVRHLAELRAVPVDELRPARWEKYMSMGEWRTVR
- the ricT gene encoding regulatory iron-sulfur-containing complex subunit RicT; this encodes MSLPLPVFQPRPDLRELPRVVEVAFKGTHRAYFRTTDAELRVGEYVLVEVERGRDLGRVRSVGGVAAKKCSSCKGEGASEDEAPAARVLRRAEPGEVQALHVLRADEERVRRTTREMVEQHGLKMKVSEVEWQWDRNKLTIYFTAERRVDFRQLVRDLARTFRTRIELKQIGVRDEAALLGGVGRCGRELCCSTWLREIKPISLQLAKDQNLSLNPTQISGTCGRLMCCLTYEHDAYLAARKRFPREGKMVRTSKGTEKVIGIDIWKNQVTLLDESRQRRVVELEELRAEMAGAGPAAPREREVAPAAPSQPLPSPAEKQRPPRRPRVHNDRRGGGHGQDSRGGPQA
- a CDS encoding CVNH domain-containing protein codes for the protein MATHVYIANSLDQDVYVLPAEKTGWMLADIGFNVAALAVGIGEIRAVAMAGELPATLNTVKSLYYFLKIVASLGGSMFGAASAVTKATEAVLAQVKAHSIKVPAGQVVDVLSLSSFSNYTSLSGVFAWLGDAETFDLLVVTADGKQVTMVSTNTDYSWVVQSDRLVRTVYGTTWQPDPAAGLSLFNTGAFVPAGSYRQTCKDFKVMLACNARTQDGTLSPASIDITALTDVSFSNVDGSLVADGDTTRPNGFVPGGSYSRSCSDVSVVLSCQAQKADGSYQAATLDLTSLRSVSVSNQNGVLVSQAA
- the metG gene encoding methionine--tRNA ligase, which encodes MPSEPDTFYVTTPIYYVNDRPHVGHVYSTTVADMLARYHRLRGDDTFFLTGTDEHAAKVVTAAAERGLGPQEWADRNAAAFQEAFARLGVSNDDFIRTSEARHRERVTDYVRRLLDSGDVYFGEYEGWYDAGQEEYVPENKAKEYDFRSPINGQPLVRKSEQNAFFRLSAYQDRLLELLEDGLVQPEARRNELLARVREGLNDVPVSRTGTQGWGIPVPGHPEQSIYVWIDALMNYLTTVDTEERRRYWPADVHLIAKDILWFHGVIWPALLLALGRPVPRRVYAHSFWIADGRKMSKSLGNFVDLERIDDYVSRFSLDALRWFLATQGPLGTTDADFAEAKFVEVYNSDLANTLGNSFSRVANMIGRYFGGEAPAPGDAGELRAAAERCVAAYREAMGGLRLDDAAGAALDLVREIDGYIERTAPFKLAKDPERMPEVGAILYDCAEAMRIASLLLWPVLPAKMEEVWRRTGGDEYASAMADRGRGRLEEWTAWGQLRPGTAIAKGEALFPRHQP
- a CDS encoding peptidoglycan DD-metalloendopeptidase family protein codes for the protein MARSKWTLMLVPHDNERVRSIQISSRSVRVAVSTALVCTFTLAVFSIGFFVKQAHHVRAATLERENRLLAAEVDQMRSQMETLSESIEDLSQKGEKYRVVAGLPKIDPAVERVGIGGPGTATLQSAALFRMSPERGKKVFETSTDLATLMRRAALLRNSMDEALDAMESNRERLAATPSIAPSAGHLSSLFSRNRQHPVLRITRPHKGIDIAAPVGEPILAPAKGRVSYSGFKSGGYGNVVEIDHGYGYVTRFAHASRLLVKIGQAVQRGQPIAEVGATGLVSGPHLHYEVEVNGRPVDPLNFIIDDAIPD